The stretch of DNA ACCAAATGCAAAGTTTTCAAAAATCTCATGAAATTCAAGATCATTTTTTTGGATTCTTCCAAATTTACTAAATAATTCTTTCATGAAGAATAATATTTAAAATTAGATATAAAAAGTTTATTAAAAAAAGAAAAATAAATAAAAGAGAGTTTAATCTCCTTTATTCCAGTTTACAATACCATAAACAACACATAAAAGTGTGGATAAGATAATTCCAACATATACTCCCCAAATCATTGGGTCTTCAATTCCTAAAATCATCATTATGCGTCACTTCCTTTGTTGTCTATATTTTCAAATGCTTTGTCAATTACTTCTTGTTCTAAAGGTTTTGTAAGTAAACTTACTACAATAGTAAATATTGCTGAAATTGGAACTGCAATTAACATTACGTCAATGAACGGCCATGGTGCTGCTGGTAATAACATGTCAATACCAAATACGAATTTACAGATTCCAAGTCCGAGTGCAGTCTTTTTGAATACAAACATTAACCAGAATAAACTGACACAGGTTCCTGATACAATACCTGCAATAGCACCGAGTCTTGTAATTCCTTTCCAGTAGAGTGCACCTAAGAACACAGGTAAGAATGCTGCTGCACAGATTTCAAAGAATAAACTTGTTCCGAGTGCAACTACACTTCCAGGAAGTGAGAATGCCATAATTAATGCTAAGATAATAGCGATTAAAATACCAACTCTGGAAATACTTACTTGGTCTAATTTTTGTTTGGATTTGTCTCTTAATGTACCATATATATCTACACCAAATGCAGTACCTTGAGTGTGCAATTGAGAAGAGATTGTAGACATTGCAGCTGCAATCAAGGACAATAAGAAGATGTATACAAACCATTCAGGCAATGCCATTGTAATAAATGTTGGAATAATTTTATCAATGTTTCCTCCAACTACATCTACAGCAATTTTACCTAATTTATCGTAGAAGTATACGTTTGAAAGAGATCCTACAATATAAGCAGTGGTTGGCATGATTGCAATGAAAATACCGCCGATTAAAACAGACCTGTTCAATTCTTTGTCTGATTTAACAGTCATGAACCTTACGATTAATGAAGGTTGAGCGAGCACACCAATACCTACACCGATAAGGGTTGAAGATACAAGTGACCACCAGAATGGAGTTCCAAACTCTGGGAATGATGTCCATCCGGTTCCCCCTGTTGCAAGTGCATCAGCAGGATACAAATTAACCATACCAGATAAAGCAGTGTTTGCAGTATCGACTCCTCCAAGTATCCAATATATGAATACAAGTAAAAAGACCATAGCTACAACCATAATACTTCCTTGTAATGCATCAGTATACATTACACCACGTATACCACCGAATAATACGTAGAAAGTAATAATGATTGACAAAATAAGTAAAGCAATACTGAAATTAATCAATAATGAAGATTCCAAGAATCTTGCAGCTCCGATTAATACTACTGCTGCATAAAGTGGCATTGCACAGAAGATAACTAATCCTGAAAAATAGTGAATGAATCTACTGTTAAAACGTTTACCTAAGAATTCTGGGAAAGTTAATGAGTTTAATGCATGTCCCATCCTACGAGTTCTTTTTCCTAAAAATACGAATGCTATGAATATACCAATGATGATGTTTAAGAATGCTAACCATAAAACACTCATACCATATTCACCAGCAACTCCTCCAAAACCAACAATAGCTGCTGTCGAAATAAATGTTGCCCCATAACTCATCGCCATGATGAACGGGTGAGTATCCTTACCAGCAATCATAAAATCTTCAGAGGAATTAGTTTTTTTGTATGCGTAATAACCTACAAAAACAAGTGCAAATATGTAGATTATAAATACGATTGCTAAAATCATTACGTCCATAAATAATTACCTCAAAATATTAAACATAAATTATTATATTTACAATATAATATTTGAAAAGAAATTATATAAAGATTGTTATAAATACATCATAGTACATTTTAGTACATTAACTTTGTTTAATTATAATGAATTTGACATCCCTAATTTCACCAAACTCAATTTTTTCATAATGATAATCCATCAATAAATTTATAGACTCATCAATTGACAAACCAACATTGCAGTCCATCCAAATTTGAATATCCAAATCACATAACATCTGAGTATAAAGAACTTTTTTTAATATTTCACACATCTTTAAATCCAACCGAGATATCTTCAAAATAACATCAAAACAATCTTTATATCTCCCAGAAAATAATTTCAGTGCAAAAGGAACCATCAATGAAGATAAAGTACCATCACATACTTCCAATAGTTTATTTCCACAGTCATTCATCATATCCTTATCATTGAGGATAGTTACAATCAGAGATTTTTCAAGCAAAGCATCAACATGAGTCTTATCAATATCAAGGATAAAATTACAATATTTCAATGCAATTTCATATTCACCAACCATATTACATAACTTCACAAAGCAGATCATTTCATCAAAATCATCAAAATCAACAAGACGTTCTGCATGATTCAATGCATTTATAGAACTGTCCAAATCATCAAGGAAATAATGACATTTGACCTTATCAAACCACAATAACAAAACATATGGATTTTCAGAGATTAACAAATTAATAATGCTCAATGCATCATGATAACATTCCAAACCCATCAAACAATTATATTTTAACATTAATGCAAATTTATAATCACTATCGTCACTTTTAATACATTCTAAACTCTTCAAAGCACCTTCAAAATTGCCATCATCAAACTCTTTTTTACACTGTTTAAATTTAAAATTCAAATTTAACACCAATTTAAATTAAAATTAAAGAAATATAAATAGTTTTTTTAAAAAATAAAGTAAAAATTGATTTTAATTAATGATTTTATCATGATAAATCAATGTTAAAATTAGCAATTATATCAAACTAAACAAAAAACTAAACATTTATAATAATGAACAAAAAGAATTAAACAATGTAAAATAAAATTGAAAAAAATAGGGATAAATATGTTTTGGAACGAAAAAGCCGAATGCATGGGTAAAGAAGAAAAAGAAAAATTGCAACTTGAAAGACTTCAAAAATCCGTAAAACTTGCATATGAAAATGTGGAGTTTTATAAAAAAAGATTCGATGAAATTGGTTTAAAACCAGAAGACATCAAAACTTTAAAAGATATTGAAAAAATACCATTTACAACAAAAAGTGACTTAAGAGAAGCTTATCCATTTGGTTTACTTGCAGTTCCACGTGATGACATTGTAGAAGTACACGCATCATCCGGAACAACTGGAAAACCAACTGTTACAGCATACACTCAGAATGATTTAGACAATTGGGGGGAATGTATTGCACGTGGTCTTAAAATGGCTGGTGCAGAAAAAGACTACATCATTCAAAACGCTTATGGATACGGATTATTTACCGGAGGATTCGGTATTCACCACGGTGGAAATATGATGGGTGCAATTACAGTTCCTATTTCTGCAGGTAACACTAAAAGACAACTTGACACCATGGTTGACTTCCAAAGTGATATTTTAACCTGTACTCCTTCCTATGCAATGTACCTTGGAGAATCCCGTGAAAATGCTGGAATTCCATTAGAAGACATTAACTTAAAAGCAGGAATTCACGGAGCAGAAATGTGGACTGATGAAATGAGAAAAAGAATCGAATCATCACTCGGTATCAAAACCCACAACATTTACGGTTTAACTGAGGTTATGGGTCCAGGTGTTGCTCAAGAATGTGGAGAACAAAATGGTATGCACATCCAAGATGACCATTTCTACCCAGAAATCATTGACTCAGAAACCGGAGAAACTTTAGGTTACGGTGAAAAAGGAGAACTTGTTTTAACTTCATTAACTAAAACAGGAATGCCTATTTTAAGATTCAGAACAAAAGATTTGACTACTTTAATTGGTGAAAAATGTAAATGTGGAAGAACCACCGTTAGAATAACAAGAATCACCGGTAGAAGTGACGACATGTTAAAAATTAGAGGAGTAATGGTATTCCCATCCCAAATTGAAAAAGCATTACTTAAAATCGAAGGTATCAGCCCTAACTACATGATTCATGTAACAAGACCTGACATTTTAGATGAAGTAGAAGTTAAAGTAGAAGCTTCAAAAGACTTATTCTTCGATGAAATGAAAGAAATGGAAAAAGTTGAAAAACAAATCCAAGCATCAATCAGATCTGAAACTGGGCTTAGAGTGGATGTAACAATCTGTGAACCAGAAACACTTCCAAGAAGTGAAGGTAAAGCAGTACGTGTAATTGATGAAAGGAATTTTGATGAATAGGTGGTAACATGGCAGTGAAACAAATTTCAATTTTCATAGAAAACAAAGAAGGAAGAATTAAAAA from Methanobrevibacter sp. encodes:
- a CDS encoding phenylacetate--CoA ligase; the protein is MFWNEKAECMGKEEKEKLQLERLQKSVKLAYENVEFYKKRFDEIGLKPEDIKTLKDIEKIPFTTKSDLREAYPFGLLAVPRDDIVEVHASSGTTGKPTVTAYTQNDLDNWGECIARGLKMAGAEKDYIIQNAYGYGLFTGGFGIHHGGNMMGAITVPISAGNTKRQLDTMVDFQSDILTCTPSYAMYLGESRENAGIPLEDINLKAGIHGAEMWTDEMRKRIESSLGIKTHNIYGLTEVMGPGVAQECGEQNGMHIQDDHFYPEIIDSETGETLGYGEKGELVLTSLTKTGMPILRFRTKDLTTLIGEKCKCGRTTVRITRITGRSDDMLKIRGVMVFPSQIEKALLKIEGISPNYMIHVTRPDILDEVEVKVEASKDLFFDEMKEMEKVEKQIQASIRSETGLRVDVTICEPETLPRSEGKAVRVIDERNFDE
- a CDS encoding sodium:solute symporter family protein produces the protein MDVMILAIVFIIYIFALVFVGYYAYKKTNSSEDFMIAGKDTHPFIMAMSYGATFISTAAIVGFGGVAGEYGMSVLWLAFLNIIIGIFIAFVFLGKRTRRMGHALNSLTFPEFLGKRFNSRFIHYFSGLVIFCAMPLYAAVVLIGAARFLESSLLINFSIALLILSIIITFYVLFGGIRGVMYTDALQGSIMVVAMVFLLVFIYWILGGVDTANTALSGMVNLYPADALATGGTGWTSFPEFGTPFWWSLVSSTLIGVGIGVLAQPSLIVRFMTVKSDKELNRSVLIGGIFIAIMPTTAYIVGSLSNVYFYDKLGKIAVDVVGGNIDKIIPTFITMALPEWFVYIFLLSLIAAAMSTISSQLHTQGTAFGVDIYGTLRDKSKQKLDQVSISRVGILIAIILALIMAFSLPGSVVALGTSLFFEICAAAFLPVFLGALYWKGITRLGAIAGIVSGTCVSLFWLMFVFKKTALGLGICKFVFGIDMLLPAAPWPFIDVMLIAVPISAIFTIVVSLLTKPLEQEVIDKAFENIDNKGSDA